One window of the Rosa rugosa chromosome 3, drRosRugo1.1, whole genome shotgun sequence genome contains the following:
- the LOC133736988 gene encoding ABC transporter E family member 2, which translates to MSDRLTRIAIVSSDRCKPKKCRQECKKSCPVVKTGKLCIEVTTASKIAFISEELCIGCGICVKKCPFEAIQIINLPKDLDKDTTHRYGANTFKLHRLPVPRPGQVLGLVGTNGIGKSTALKVLAGKLKPNLGRFNNPPDWQEILTYFRGSELQNYFTRILEDNLKAIIKPQYVDHIPKAVHGNVGEVLNQKDERGVKEELCHDLELNQVIDRNVGDLSGGELQRFAIAVVAIQSAEIYMFDEPSSYLDVKQRLKAAQVVRSLLRPNSYVIVVEHDLSVLDYLSDFICCLYGKPGAYGVVTLPFSVREGINIFLAGFVPTENLRFRDESLTFKVAETPQETAEEIETYARYKYPTMSKTQGNFRLRVMEGEFTDSQIIVMLGENGTGKTTFIRMLAGLLKPDNVENSDVEIPEFNVSYKPQKISPKFQNTVRHLLHSKIRDSYTHPQFMSDVMKPLLIEQLMDQEVVNLSGGELQRVALCLCLGKPADIYLIDEPSAYLDSEQRIVASKVIKRFILHAKKTAFVVEHDFIMATYLADRVIVYEGKPSIDCTANCPQSLLTGMNLFLSHLDITFRRDPTNFRPRINKMNSTKDREQKNAGSYYYLDD; encoded by the exons atGTCGGACCGGTTAACCCGTATAGCTATTGTGAGCTCTGATAGATGCAAGCCCAAGAAGTGCCGCCAGGAATGCAAGAAGAGCTGTCCTGTCGTCAAGACTG GGAAACTATGTATTGAGGTTACTACTGCATCCAAAATTGCTTTTATCTCAGAAGAGTTGTGCATTGGCTGTGGTATATGTGTTAAG AAATGCCCATTTGAGGCAATTCAGATTATTAACTTGCCAAAGGATTTGGACAAAGATACCACCCATCGTTATGGGGCTAACACTTTCAAGTTACACAG GTTACCAGTCCCAAGGCCAGGTCAAGTCCTTGGTTTGGTTGGAACTAATGGAATTGGGAAGTCAACTGCCCTCAAAGTTTTGGCCGgaaaactgaaaccaaatttaGGCCGTTTCAAT AATCCTCCGGATTGGCAGGAAATCTTGACCTACTTTCGTGGATCTGAGTTGCAGAATTATTTTACCCGTATTTTGGAAGACAATTTGAAG GCCATTATAAAGCCCCAGTATGTAGATCACATTCCAAAAGCAGTTCATGGAAATGTAGGGGAGGTGCTCAACCAGAAAGATGAGAGGGGTGTCAAGGAAGAACTGTGTCATGACCTTGAGCTGAACCAGGTTATTGATCGTAATGTAGGGGATTTATCAGGTGGGGAACTTCAAAGATTTGCTATTGCTGTTGTCGCCATACAGAGTGCAGAGATATATATGTTTGATGAGCCTTCAAGTTATCTTGATGTCAAACAAAGGCTCAAAGCTGCCCAAGTTGTTCGATCATTGCTCAGGCCTAATAG CTATGTAATTGTTGTGGAGCACGATTTGAGTGTCCTGGATTACTTATCGGACTTCATTTGCTGTTTATATGGAAAACCGGGTGCATATGGAGTTGTAACCCTTCCCTTCTCAGTTAGAGAAGGAATCAACATCTTCTTGGCTGGATTTGTTCCTACCGAAAATCTGAGGTTTCGAGATGAATCACTGACCTTTAAG GTTGCTGAGACTCCACAGGAAACTGCTGAGGAAATTGAAACATATGCACGATATAAATACCCAACAATGAGTAAAACACAGGGAAACTTCAGGCTTCGTGTGATGGAGGGTGAATTTACTGATTCGCAGATTATTGTGATGCTCGGTGAGAACGGAACAGGGAAAACAACATTTATCCGTATGctg GCTGGTTTATTGAAACCTGATAATGTAGAAAATTCAGATGTGGAAATACCTGAATTTAATGTCTCTTACAAGCCGCAGAAGATCAGTCCAAAGTTTCAGAACACTGTCAGACACTTGTTGCATTCAAAAATACGTGATTCGTATACTCATCCCCAGTTCATGTCAGATGTGATGAAGCCTCTTCTTATTGAGCAACTAATGGATCAAGAAGTTGTAAATCTCTCTGGTGGAGAGTTGCAAAGGGTTGCATTATGTTTGTGCCTTGGAAAG CCAGCAGACATTTATCTGATCGATGAACCAAGTGCATATCTGGATTCTGAGCAGCGTATTGTTGCTTCAAAAGTCATAAAGAGGTTTATCCTGCATGCCAAGAAAACTGCATTTGTGGTTGAACACGACTTTATCATGGCTACGTACTTGGCAGATAGAGTTATTGTCTATGAAGGGAAGCCATCGATTGATTGTACTGCAAATTGTCCGCAGTCATTGTTGACTGGGATGAACCTCTTTTTATCT CATCTGGATATCACATTTAGACGTGACCCGACAAACTTTCGTCCAAGAATCAACAAAATGAACTCAACAAAGGACAGAGAACAAAAGAATGCTGGTTCCTACTATTACCTGGATGATTGA
- the LOC133736987 gene encoding LOW QUALITY PROTEIN: U-box domain-containing protein 15 (The sequence of the model RefSeq protein was modified relative to this genomic sequence to represent the inferred CDS: deleted 3 bases in 3 codons), giving the protein MHSKLYTTRLFVAGKIDIYGRRRSRSMVMDGEREGCEGEGCGGGGEETAEGLIQSLESVIQSAARLGEYRRTQRKECYNLLRRMKLLLPLFEEVRELEGPVPESVVVWMVDLKKVLVMAKKLLKFCHEDSKIYLAIESDAVMVRFHGVHDKLTLALDSVPDELGISDEIREQIDLMVRQLKRARKRTDTQDIELAMDIMVVLEKKHDRNADSAIIERLAQKLELHTVEDLKIETITVRNLVKERGGISAETSQQVIDLLNKFRLLAGMEVTNVVDEPVVPKMLKCPSLVIPHEFLCPITLEVMTDPVIVASGQTYDRESIQKWFDSNHATCPKTRVTLPHLSVAPNYALKNLIQQWCEKNKFKLPVKEASQDQESSSSEHKEEITTLVEKLSSCQLEVQRKAAMKIRLLSKENPENRILIAQSGGIPPLVQLLSYPDSKIQQHAVTALLNLSIDETNKKLITREEAIPAIIEVLKTGSTEARENSAAALFSLSMLDENKVKIGLSDGIPPLVDLLQNGTIRGKKDAATALFNLSLNQANKARAISAGIVPPLLKVLKDRNLGMVDESLSIFLLLASHPDGRQEIGQLSFIETLVDFIREGTPKNKECATSVLLELGSNNSSFLLASLQYGVYEHLVEITKSGTNRAQRKAKALLQLISKCEHI; this is encoded by the exons ATGCATTCAAAACTGTATACAACTAGACTTTTTGTGGCGGGTAAAATCGACATATATGGGCGAAGAAGATCCAGGTCGATGGTGatggatggagagagagagggatgtGAAGGTGAAGGATGTGGAGGCGGCGGAGAGGAAACGGCGGAGGGTTTGATTCAATCGTTGGAGAGCGTGATTCAATCGGCGGCTCGATTAGGAGAGTACCGGAGGACGCAGAGAAAAGAATGTTACAACCTTCTGAGGCGTATGAAGCTTTTGTTGCCGCTTTTCGAAGAGGTACGAGAGCTCGAAGGCCCGGTTCCGGAGAGCGTTGTTGTTTGGATGGTGGATCTGAAGAAGGTTCTTGTCATGGCCAAGAAATTGCTCAAGTTTTGTCACGAGGACAGCAAAATTTATCTG GCAATTGAAAGTGACGCAGTCATGGTTAGATTTCATGGGGTTCATGACAAACTCACTCTGGCTTTGGATAGTGTGCCTGATGAGCTTGGTATCTCAGACGAAATCAGAGAACAG ATTGACCTCATGGTGAGGCAACTTAAACGAGCTAGGAAGCGAACAGATACACAAGATATAGAACTTGCAATGGATATAATGGTGGTTTTGGAGAAAAAACATGACAGAAATGCTGATAGTGCCATAATAGAAAGGCTGGCGCAAAAGCTAGAGCTGCATACAGTTgaggacctgaaaatagaaacaattACTGTAAGGAACCTTGTTAAAGAAAGAGGAGGGATTAGTGCAGAAACTTCTCAGCAAGTCATCGATCTTCTTAACAAATTCAGACTACTTGCAGGAATGGAAGTAACCAATGTTGTCGATGAACCTGTTGTGCCGAAAATGCTCAAGTGCCCATCTTTGGTGATCCCTCATGAGTTTCTTTGTCCAATCACACTGGAAGTAATGACTGATCCTGTGATTGTTGCGAGTGGACAG ACATATGACAGAGAAAGCATACAAAAGTGGTTCGACTCCAATCATGCGACATGT CCAAAAACGAGGGTAACTCTACCTCACCTGTCAGTAGCGCCAAACTATGCT CTCAAAAATCTAATCCAGCAGTGGTGCGAGAAGAACAAGTTCAAGCTTCCAGTAAAGGAAGCTTCCCAGGACCAGGAAAGCTCCTCCTCCGAGCACAAAGAGGAGATCACAACCCTGGTT GAAAAGCTATCGTCCTGTCAATTAGAAGTGCAAAGGAAGGCTGCCATGAAAATTCGTTTGCTCTCAAAAGAGAATCCCGAGAACAGAATTTTGATTGCACAAAGTGGAGGAATCCCACCCTTAGTGCAACTTCTTTCCTATCCGGACTCTAAAATTCAACAGCATGCAGTGACAGCTCTACTAAACCTATCAATTGATGAAACAAACAAGAAGCTCATAACCAGAGAAGAGGCCATTCCAGCTATTATAGAAGTCTTGAAGACTGGAAGCACAGAAGCTAGAGAGAACTCTGCAGCAGCTTTGTTTAGCTTATCGATGCTTGATGAGAACAAAGTAAAAATAGGATTATCAGACGGCATTCCACCATTAGTAGATTTATTGCAAAATGGGACAATTAGAGGTAAAAAAGATGCTGCAACTGCATTGTTCAACTTATCTTTGAACCAAGCAAACAAGGCAAGGGCCATCAGTGCTGGCATTGTACCGCCTCTACTCAAGGTACTCAAGGACAGAAACTTGGGAATGGTGGATGagtctctctccatcttcttgcTTCTTGCATCACACCCAGATGGACGGCAAGAGATTGGACAGCTCTCATTCATCGAGACTCTTGTTGACTTTATTCGAGAAGGAACCCCCAAGAACAAGGAATGTGCAACATCAGTACTTCTCGAGTTGGGGTCAAACAATTCATCTTTCTTACTCGCCTCACTTCAGTATGGAGTATATGAGCATTTGGTTGAGATCACAAAGAGTGGAACCAATAGAGCTCAAAGAAAGGCAAAAGCACTCCTACAACTCATAAGCAAATGTGAacatatttaa
- the LOC133739150 gene encoding F-box protein SKIP31 isoform X1 encodes MTISEDEDESLAQFLETEVLSEVSDQEEEEEEDLMIKEPNPKRMHMTEDKAENQKSKEEDKASCSSSSSTAIVSNNQLMRIDTGILSKIPPELFRHILKFLSSEDLIACSLVCRFLNHAASDESLWQRLYRMRWGLLPPTRKLRECPWKKLYIERDEEDMVDLGRNCPVEFKEYYVQMQAAKRSQAPLPSQAKDDGLILDKTVADQVSIWKRSKGLTDKVVTDHTCSGEKCTYYQVGDVFVCEKTGQVHVCDEFCREAVMDPANMLWVCRISGHCFDNVLSPQEVESDAEQQQEDPTDEPEPFMGSGRFARAYLLGYNCADEKELEATWRFL; translated from the exons ATGACGATATCAGAGGACGAGGACGAGAGTTTGGCTCAATTCCTTGAAACGGAGGTGCTCTCCGAGGTCTCCGATCAG gaggaggaggaggaggaagatttGATGATAAAGGAGCCCAACCCTAAGAGAATGCATATGACCGAGGATAAGGCAGAGAATCAGAAaagcaaagaagaagataaagcaagctgctcttcatcttcttcgacCGCCATTGTCAGTAACAACCAGCTCATGAGAATTGACACTGGGATTTTGAGCAAAATCCCACCCGAGCTGTTCCGTCACATCCTCAAGTTCCTATCTTCTGAGGATCTCATTGCTTGTTCACTCGTCTGTAGATTTCTGAATCATGCAGCTTCTGATGAATCCTTGTGGCAACGCTT GTATCGTATGCGATGGGGTCTTTTGCCCCCTACCAGAAAGCTACGCGAATGTCCTTGGAAAAAGCTTTACATTGAG CGTGATGAAGAGGACATGGTGGATCTTGGTAGAAATTGCCCGGTTGAGTTCAAGGAGTACTATGTCCAAATGCAAGCTGCCAAAAGAAGCCAAGCACCTCTTCCTTCACAG GCGAAAGATGATGGGTTAATTCTTGACAAGACAGTAGCTGATCAAGTGTCCATCTGGAAAAGAAGTAAAGGCCTGACTGATAAGGTGGTAACTGATCATACTTGTTCCGGTGAAAAGTGTACTTACTACCAAGTTGGAGATGTGTTTGTTTGCGAGAAGACTGGGCAGGTTCATG TATGTGATGAGTTTTGCAGAGAAGCTGTTATGGATCCCGCTAATATGCTTTGGGTCTGTAGAATATCTGGTCATTGCTTTGATAATGTACTGTCACCACAAGAAGTGGAGTCAGATGCA GAACAGCAACAGGAAGATCCGACAGATGAGCCAGAACCATTCATGGGATCCGGCCGCTTTG CGCGAGCTTATTTGCTGGGATATAACTGTGCGGATGAGAAAGAGCTAGAAGCTACTTGGAGGTTTTTGTGA
- the LOC133739150 gene encoding F-box protein SKIP31 isoform X2 — protein sequence MTISEDEDESLAQFLETEVLSEVSDQEEEEDLMIKEPNPKRMHMTEDKAENQKSKEEDKASCSSSSSTAIVSNNQLMRIDTGILSKIPPELFRHILKFLSSEDLIACSLVCRFLNHAASDESLWQRLYRMRWGLLPPTRKLRECPWKKLYIERDEEDMVDLGRNCPVEFKEYYVQMQAAKRSQAPLPSQAKDDGLILDKTVADQVSIWKRSKGLTDKVVTDHTCSGEKCTYYQVGDVFVCEKTGQVHVCDEFCREAVMDPANMLWVCRISGHCFDNVLSPQEVESDAEQQQEDPTDEPEPFMGSGRFARAYLLGYNCADEKELEATWRFL from the exons ATGACGATATCAGAGGACGAGGACGAGAGTTTGGCTCAATTCCTTGAAACGGAGGTGCTCTCCGAGGTCTCCGATCAG gaggaggaggaagatttGATGATAAAGGAGCCCAACCCTAAGAGAATGCATATGACCGAGGATAAGGCAGAGAATCAGAAaagcaaagaagaagataaagcaagctgctcttcatcttcttcgacCGCCATTGTCAGTAACAACCAGCTCATGAGAATTGACACTGGGATTTTGAGCAAAATCCCACCCGAGCTGTTCCGTCACATCCTCAAGTTCCTATCTTCTGAGGATCTCATTGCTTGTTCACTCGTCTGTAGATTTCTGAATCATGCAGCTTCTGATGAATCCTTGTGGCAACGCTT GTATCGTATGCGATGGGGTCTTTTGCCCCCTACCAGAAAGCTACGCGAATGTCCTTGGAAAAAGCTTTACATTGAG CGTGATGAAGAGGACATGGTGGATCTTGGTAGAAATTGCCCGGTTGAGTTCAAGGAGTACTATGTCCAAATGCAAGCTGCCAAAAGAAGCCAAGCACCTCTTCCTTCACAG GCGAAAGATGATGGGTTAATTCTTGACAAGACAGTAGCTGATCAAGTGTCCATCTGGAAAAGAAGTAAAGGCCTGACTGATAAGGTGGTAACTGATCATACTTGTTCCGGTGAAAAGTGTACTTACTACCAAGTTGGAGATGTGTTTGTTTGCGAGAAGACTGGGCAGGTTCATG TATGTGATGAGTTTTGCAGAGAAGCTGTTATGGATCCCGCTAATATGCTTTGGGTCTGTAGAATATCTGGTCATTGCTTTGATAATGTACTGTCACCACAAGAAGTGGAGTCAGATGCA GAACAGCAACAGGAAGATCCGACAGATGAGCCAGAACCATTCATGGGATCCGGCCGCTTTG CGCGAGCTTATTTGCTGGGATATAACTGTGCGGATGAGAAAGAGCTAGAAGCTACTTGGAGGTTTTTGTGA